GATGGGGACGCTGAATATGCTGGGTTTAGCCAAGCGCGTTAAAGCACGATTTTTGCTAGCATCTACGTCTGAAGTTTACGGCGATCCAGATGTTCATCCCCAAACAGAAGAGTATCGGGGCAATGTCAACCCTATTGGGATCAGAGCATGTTACGACGAAGGGAAGCGTATTGCTGAAACTTTATCGTTTGACTATCATCGCCAAAATGGTGTGGATATTCGCGTAGCTCGAATTTTTAACACCTTTGGCCCCAGGATGTTAGAAAATGACGGTCGAGTTGTGAGCAATTTTATAGCTCAATCTCTCAGAGGAGTACCGCTGACCGTCTATGGGGATGGTTCGCAAACCCGCAGTTTCTGCTACGTTTCCGACCTGGTGGAAGGTCTGATGCGGTTAATGAACGGCGAGCATACAGGCCCGATAAATTTAGGCAATCCAGGCGAATACACCATATTAGAACTGGCTCAGAAAATACAAGGGATGGTGAATCCAGAGGCGGAAATTATATTTAAACCCCTGCCTCAAGATGACCCCAAGCAACGCCAGCCAGATATTACCCGCGCTAAAACATACTTGGGTTGGGAACCTAGCGTACCTCTGGAACAAGGGTTGAAACTGACGATACAGGATTTCAGCGATCGCATATCTTCGGCCACATAGTTAGAATTCCATCAACTACGGGAACAATAAAACAGGGAACGGTTAGGGATAACCCCTAGCCT
The Microcoleus sp. FACHB-831 genome window above contains:
- a CDS encoding UDP-glucuronic acid decarboxylase family protein codes for the protein MRILVTGGAGFVGSHLIDRLMEQGHEVVCLDNFYTGTKRNILQWLDNPYFEMIRHDITEPIRIEVDQIYHLACPASPVHYQFNPVKTVKTSMMGTLNMLGLAKRVKARFLLASTSEVYGDPDVHPQTEEYRGNVNPIGIRACYDEGKRIAETLSFDYHRQNGVDIRVARIFNTFGPRMLENDGRVVSNFIAQSLRGVPLTVYGDGSQTRSFCYVSDLVEGLMRLMNGEHTGPINLGNPGEYTILELAQKIQGMVNPEAEIIFKPLPQDDPKQRQPDITRAKTYLGWEPSVPLEQGLKLTIQDFSDRISSAT